The Brachyhypopomus gauderio isolate BG-103 chromosome 12, BGAUD_0.2, whole genome shotgun sequence genome window below encodes:
- the drd4b gene encoding dopamine receptor D4b isoform X2, with protein MSGNITDFNGTVPPVVTEYNFAALIFGVLLIIVIICGNALVCLSVHKEKALKTTTNYFIVSLAVADLLLAVLVLPLFVYAEFQGGVWALRMVVCDGLMAMDVMLCTASIFNLCAISVDRFIAVSIPLNYNRKRFDHRQVVLLSATWLLALAVASPVIFGINNVPQRNPAACRLEDDSYVVYSSVCSFFIPCPIMLLLYCGTFRGLRRWEEARRAKLRNSILACRQPRPTPVPPAPGPALPRVVEQDLAQTAVDELDDDMRPSCPLPPEYGNGTVRTVTYAEIQSSGQKKKKKKKRAKINCRERKAMRVLPVVVVLWKVW; from the exons ATGTCGGGAAATATTACCGATTTCAACGGCACTGTACCGCCGGTCGTCACTGAATATAATTTTGCCGCTCTCATATTCGGTGTCCTGCTGATTATAGTAATCATTTGTGGAAATGCACTTGTGTGCCTTAGTGTTCATAAAGAAAAAGCTTTGAAGACAACAACAAATTACTTCATTGTTAGTCTGGCCGTGGCAGACCTTCTGTTGGCAGTATTGGTTTTACCACTTTTTGTGTACGCAGAG TTTCAGGGTGGCGTTTGGGCGTTACGCATGGTTGTCTGTGACGGGTTGATGGCTATGGATGTGATGCTTTGTACAGCGTCTATATTCAATCTGTGTGCAATCAGCGTGGACAG GTTCATTGCGGTGTCTATTCCGCTTAATTACAACCGAAAGCGCTTCGACCACCGGCAGGTTGTCCTCCTCTCTGCCACCTGGCTCCTGGCCCTGGCTGTGGCCTCCCCGGTCATCTTTGGCATAAACAACGTCCCGCAGCGCAACCCAGCGGCGTGCCGGCTGGAGGACGACTCCTATGTGGTGTACTCCTCCGTCTGCTCCTTCTTCATCCCCTGCCCCATCATGCTCCTGCTCTACTGCGGAACGTTCCGGGGCCTGCGCCGGTGGGAGGAGGCTCGCAGGGCCAAGCTGAGGAACAGCATCCTGGCCTGCCGCCAGCCCCGGCCCACGCCCGTCCCGCCGGCCCCCGGGCCCGCCCTGCCCCGCGTCGTGGAGCAGGATCTGGCCCAGACCGCGGTGGACGAGCTGGACGATGACATGCGACCCAGCTGCCCACTGCCGCCGGAGTACGGCAACGGCACCGTGCGAACAGTGACATACGCGGAGATTCAAAGCAGTggccagaagaagaagaagaagaagaaaagggcCAAGATCAACTGCAGGGAGAGGAAAGCCATGAGGGTCCTGCCTGTTGTTGTGG TACTTTGGAAGGTCTGGTGA
- the drd4b gene encoding dopamine receptor D4b isoform X1 — protein MSGNITDFNGTVPPVVTEYNFAALIFGVLLIIVIICGNALVCLSVHKEKALKTTTNYFIVSLAVADLLLAVLVLPLFVYAEFQGGVWALRMVVCDGLMAMDVMLCTASIFNLCAISVDRFIAVSIPLNYNRKRFDHRQVVLLSATWLLALAVASPVIFGINNVPQRNPAACRLEDDSYVVYSSVCSFFIPCPIMLLLYCGTFRGLRRWEEARRAKLRNSILACRQPRPTPVPPAPGPALPRVVEQDLAQTAVDELDDDMRPSCPLPPEYGNGTVRTVTYAEIQSSGQKKKKKKKRAKINCRERKAMRVLPVVVGAFLFCWTPFFVVHSTRALCQTCAVSSRLMSTVTWLGYVNSALNPVIYTVFNTEFRKVFHKFLHSCCCYC, from the exons ATGTCGGGAAATATTACCGATTTCAACGGCACTGTACCGCCGGTCGTCACTGAATATAATTTTGCCGCTCTCATATTCGGTGTCCTGCTGATTATAGTAATCATTTGTGGAAATGCACTTGTGTGCCTTAGTGTTCATAAAGAAAAAGCTTTGAAGACAACAACAAATTACTTCATTGTTAGTCTGGCCGTGGCAGACCTTCTGTTGGCAGTATTGGTTTTACCACTTTTTGTGTACGCAGAG TTTCAGGGTGGCGTTTGGGCGTTACGCATGGTTGTCTGTGACGGGTTGATGGCTATGGATGTGATGCTTTGTACAGCGTCTATATTCAATCTGTGTGCAATCAGCGTGGACAG GTTCATTGCGGTGTCTATTCCGCTTAATTACAACCGAAAGCGCTTCGACCACCGGCAGGTTGTCCTCCTCTCTGCCACCTGGCTCCTGGCCCTGGCTGTGGCCTCCCCGGTCATCTTTGGCATAAACAACGTCCCGCAGCGCAACCCAGCGGCGTGCCGGCTGGAGGACGACTCCTATGTGGTGTACTCCTCCGTCTGCTCCTTCTTCATCCCCTGCCCCATCATGCTCCTGCTCTACTGCGGAACGTTCCGGGGCCTGCGCCGGTGGGAGGAGGCTCGCAGGGCCAAGCTGAGGAACAGCATCCTGGCCTGCCGCCAGCCCCGGCCCACGCCCGTCCCGCCGGCCCCCGGGCCCGCCCTGCCCCGCGTCGTGGAGCAGGATCTGGCCCAGACCGCGGTGGACGAGCTGGACGATGACATGCGACCCAGCTGCCCACTGCCGCCGGAGTACGGCAACGGCACCGTGCGAACAGTGACATACGCGGAGATTCAAAGCAGTggccagaagaagaagaagaagaagaaaagggcCAAGATCAACTGCAGGGAGAGGAAAGCCATGAGGGTCCTGCCTGTTGTTGTGG GTGCCTTCTTGTTCTGCTGGACACCGTTCTTTGTGGTCCACAGCACACGGGCTCTGTGCCAGACCTGTgccgtctcgtctcgtctcatGAGCACGGTGACATGGCTGGGCTACGTGAACAGTGCGCTCAACCCAGTCATCTACACAGTCTTCAACACAGAGTTCCGCAAGGTCTTCCACAAGTTCCTGCATAGCTGTTGCTGTTACTGCTAG